A single window of bacterium DNA harbors:
- a CDS encoding sulfocyanin-like copper-binding protein — protein MMTARLARVIQRGLVVAVIAGAVAMVPGTAGLAAAAHTVDISIVAGKDAAGGGFDFNGYRNGAMTITVPVGWQVAVHFVNVNDLPHSVAVLAVGADKSPAPGGSPVFSGATTKDLAGGLPKGGKQTFTFEASKAGTYEFVCGVSGHAVAGMWDKLVVSASAEAPSVTPAGAATLTVGGN, from the coding sequence GGGCTCGTAGTGGCGGTCATCGCCGGAGCCGTGGCGATGGTTCCGGGGACGGCGGGCCTGGCCGCCGCGGCGCATACCGTCGACATCTCGATCGTCGCGGGGAAAGACGCGGCCGGTGGGGGGTTCGATTTCAACGGCTACCGCAACGGCGCGATGACGATCACCGTGCCCGTCGGCTGGCAGGTCGCCGTGCACTTTGTGAACGTCAACGACCTGCCGCACAGCGTGGCCGTGCTGGCGGTCGGCGCGGACAAGTCGCCGGCGCCGGGCGGGAGCCCCGTCTTCTCGGGCGCCACGACCAAGGACCTCGCCGGCGGACTTCCCAAGGGCGGGAAGCAGACCTTTACCTTCGAGGCCTCAAAGGCCGGGACGTACGAGTTCGTGTGCGGCGTGTCCGGACATGCGGTCGCCGGGATGTGGGACAAGCTGGTCGTCTCGGCCTCGGCCGAGGCGCCGAGTGTGACGCCGGCCGGCGCGGCGACGCTCACGGTGGGCGGCAACTAA